In Musa acuminata AAA Group cultivar baxijiao chromosome BXJ2-10, Cavendish_Baxijiao_AAA, whole genome shotgun sequence, a genomic segment contains:
- the LOC135583855 gene encoding protein-tyrosine-phosphatase MKP1-like: MDGEDPPSSSGTPRKTLLRSATWTSRSISNPNPNPNPQPSRPPKPGRLALPPPPPLAAWPCPASDDSGHWPATPSASSTPAAAASAAADDGDGDVSRVDDHVYLGGDSVARDRAALRRHGITHVLNCAGAACPDHFRGELAYRTLWLRDSPAEDLAPVLYDAFDFLERARAAPRGRALVHCRRGASRSAALVVAYLMWRRALPFDDALRAVRAVRPSVDPNLGFAAQLLRCQRRVHALPPTPGSAALRAYRMAPQSPYDPLYLVPKSVDLSSTDGAGILDSRGAFVVHVPSAIYVWLGHCCGPSMATAAATAALQVVRYERAEGPIITVNEGSEPAAFWAALTDEPLSAVPEEIVGNRRVELYDLDYDIFRRATARARAAPPLSKMWTGPETITPVKDSGWCRLRRKFASRDWKDIIKAVVERRSLREEDLRASNAVRSPGSFSVESSTTPSSSSADSASVLSTFSPNSSSSSDWNNLSPPRSELHRASQTELNTELQSSSSGNVKGKDLRSLAERRGGNAPSLFLVPSAGDTEGRLSSTDIVRDWCLSPPFISEVEEYQETFDLERRLSLGASDPDEEAEDETYCADEHNQLIHPVLFRWPDMDKVEDVHPGVLDSESIFLLLASESKLGSRKPMMKKIYVWLGRDSRNKVGRGNEEDGHIYLDRAGTEFFGRMGTPMDTPVQIIREGQEPEQFLNHIFSFHQATESSHS, from the exons ATGGACGGCGAggatcctccctcctcctccggaACTCCCCGCAAGACCCTTCTCCGATCAGCCACCTGGACCTCCCGCTCGAtttccaaccctaaccctaaccccaaTCCCCAACCCAGCCGGCCGCCCAAACCCGGCCGCCTCGCGCTCCCTCCTCCCCCACCACTAGCCGCTTGGCCCTGCCCCGCCTCCGACGACTCCGGCCACTGGCCCGCCACGCCCTCCGCCTCCTCCACTCCTGCCGCTGCTGCCTCTGCTGCTGCggacgacggcgacggcgacgtcTCCCGCGTTGACGACCACGTCTATCTGGGTGGCGACTCGGTGGCACGTGACCGCGCGGCCCTCCGCCGCCACGGCATCACCCACGTGCTCAACTGCGCCGGCGCCGCCTGCCCCGACCACTTCCGCGGCGAGCTCGCCTACCGGACGCTGTGGCTCCGCGACTCTCCCGCTGAGGACCTCGCCCCGGTCCTCTACGATGCATTTGACTTCCTCGAGCGCGCCCGTGCCGCCCCACGAGGCCGCGCTCTCGTCCACTGCCGCCGCGGCGCCTCCCGCTCCGCGGCCCTTGTCGTCGCCTACCTCATGTGGCGCCGCGCCCTCCCCTTCGACGACGCCCTCCGAGCTGTCCGCGCCGTCCGCCCCTCCGTCGACCCCAACCTCGGCTTTGCCGCTCAGCTTCTCCGCTGCCAGCGCCGCGTCCACGCCCTCCCCCCGACCCCCGGCTCCGCCGCCCTCCGCGCCTACCGCATGGCCCCCCAGTCCCCCTATGATCCCCTCTACCTCGTCCCCAAGTCCGTCGACCTCAGCTCCACCGACGGCGCAGGCATCCTCGATTCCCGAGGCGCGTTCGTCGTCCACGTGCCCTCCGCCATTTACGTCTGGCTCGGCCACTGCTGCGGACCCTCCATGGCCACCGCTGCCGCCACCGCCGCGCTCCAGGTCGTCCGCTACGAGCGTGCCGAGGGTCCTATCATCACCGTCAACGAGGGTTCCGAGCCTGCAGCATTCTGGGCCGCCCTCACTGACGAGCCCCTATCCGCCGTTCCGGAAGAGATCGTTGGAAATAGGAGAGTGGAGCTTTATGATCTCGACTACGACATCTTCCGCAGGGCTACGGCGAGAGCTAGAGCGGCACCACCACTCTCGAAGATGTGGACAGGTCCCGAGACGATAACCCCTGTGAAGGATAGTGGTTGGTGCCGCTTGAGGCGCAAGTTCGCAAGCAGGGACTGGAAGGATATAATAAAGGCAGTGGTGGAGCGCAGGAGTCTTAGAGAGGAGGATCTGCGGGCAAGCAATGCAGTTCGATCTCCAGGGTCGTTCTCGGTTGAGTCGAGCACCACACCATCATCCTCGTCAGCTGATTCTGCTTCGGTTCTGTCTACCTTCTCACCAAACTCGTCATCTTCCTCAGATTGGAACAATTTGTCACCGCCAAGGTCGGAATTGCATAGGGCATCACAAACTGAGCTGAATACGGAGTTGCAATCTTCAAGTTCTGGAAATGTGAAGGGGAAGGATTTGAGATCATTAGCTGAACGCAGGGGTGGCAATGCTCCTTCTCTGTTTCTAGTGCCATCAGCCGGTGATACCGAAGGAAGGCTCTCTTCAACAGATATTGTGAGGGACTGGTGCCTGTCTCCTCCTTTTATTTCTGAAGTGGAAGAATACCAAGAAACATTTGATTTAGAGCGACGACTCTCATTAGGTGCTTCTGATCCGGACGAAGAAGCAGAAGATGAAACTTATTGTGCTGATGAGCATAACCAATTAATTCATCCGGTTCTTTTTAGGTGGCCAGATATGGATAAAGTGGAAGATGTTCACCCTGGTGTCCTCGACTCTGAATCAATATTCTTGTTGTTAGCATCAGAATCAAAATTGGGTTCAAGAAAACCAATGATGAAGAAAATATATGTGTGGTTAGGACGAGATAGTAGGAATAAAGTTGGTAGAGGGAATGAAGAAGATGGGCATATATATTTGGATAGGGCTGGCACTGAGTTTTTTGGTCGCATGGGTACTCCAATGGATACTCCTGTACAG ATAATTCGAGAAGGCCAGGAACCAGAGCAGTTTTTGAATCACATCTTTTCATTCCACCAGGCTACAGAAAGCAGTCATAGCTGA